The Lysobacter helvus nucleotide sequence TCGCGCGTGATCGAGGGGTTTTCGCTCTTGCGCGAGATCTTGTCGATCTCGTCGATGTACACGATGCCCTGCTGCGCCTTCTCGACGTCGTAGTCGCACTTCTGCAGGAGCTTCTGGATGATGTTCTCGACGTCCTCGCCGACATAGCCGGCTTCGGTCAGCGTCGTCGCATCGGCGATGGTGAACGGCACGTTGAGCAGGCGCGCCAGCGTTTCGGCGAGCAGCGTCTTGCCGGAGCCGGTGGGGCCCACGAGCAGGATGTTCGACTTCGCCAGTTCGACGTCGTCGTTCTTCTGGCGGCTCTCGATGCGCTTGTAGTGGTTGTACACCGCGACCGCGAGCGTCTTCTTCGCACGCTGCTGGCCGATGACGTACTGGTCGAGCACGTCCAGGATCTCGCGGGGCTTGGGCAGGTGGCTGCGGGCCGACTGCGCCTTCTCCTCGAGTTCCTCGCGGATGATGTCGTTGCACAGCTCGACGCATTCATCGCAGATGAACACGCTCGGGCCCGCAATCAGCTTGCGGACTTCGTGCTGGCTCTTCCCGCAGAACGAGCAATACAGGATCTTGTTGCTGTCGCCGGATCGGCCCTGACGGTCTTCGCTCATTCCCCACACCTGCTGCGGCCACTCGGAAGCGGCCCGAGAATAGCATTCGCGGCCCGGATTGCCACCGAGCCGGTCATGCCGGACAAAATAGGTTCCAAGTGCTGTCTGGCCAGGGGGCTCAGGCGGCCTGGATCGAGTCTTCGGGGCGCCGCTCGAGGACGGAGTCCACGAGGCCGTATTCACGTGCAGCTTCGGCGCTCTTGAAGTTGTCGCGCTCGGTGTCCCGGGCGATGGTTTCGAGGGCCTGGCCGGTGTGCTTGGACAGGATCTCGTTGAGGCGCTGGCGCAGGGTCAGGATTTCACGGGCATGGATGTCGATGTCCGTGGCCTGGCCCTGGAAGCCGCCGAGCGGCTGGTGGATCATCACGCGCGAGTTGGGCAGCGCATACCGCTTGCCCTTGGCGCCCGAGGCGAGCAGCAGGGCGCCCATCGAGGCAGCCTGGCCGACGCAGATCGTGCTCACGTCGGGCTTGATGTACTGCATGGTGTCGTAGATGGCCATGCCCGCCGTGACGATGCCGCCCGGCGAGTTGATGTACAGGCTGATGTCCTTTTCGGGGTTTTCGGCCTCGAGGAAGAGCATCTGCGCGACGATCACGTTGGCCACGTGGTCGTCGATGCCGCCCACGAGGAAGATCACCCGCTCCTTGAGCAACCGCGAATAGATGTCGTACGCGCGCTCGCCGCGGCTGGTCTGTTCGACCACCATCGGCACGAGGTTCAGGGCTTTCGTTTCGTGGCTCATGTCGTCTCTGTTGTTCGGTAGGGGCGCGACCAGCTTACTGCCGGATCGCGTCCTGGAAGGATAGCCCCTGCTCCGTGTGCTGGGCGCGCTCGGCGATCCAGTCGATCACCTGCTCTTCCATCACGCGGTTCTGCAGTCCGGACATGAGCTGGGGATCGTTGCGATACAACTCAATGACCTGCTCCGGCTCTTCGTACGTGCTGGCGATGAGGCGCATCGTCTCGTTCAGTCGCTTGGGCTCGAGCTTGAGCTCGTTGCGGCGCGCGATCTCGCCGACCAGCAGGGCCACCAGCACGCGCTTGCGCGCGGCGTCCATGAACGGGCCCGGCGCCGGGTCGAAGTTCTGGCCCTGGCGGCGGGCCTGCTCGACCATGCCGGCGGCCATCGAACGGGCTTCGTTCTCGACCAGGCGCGGCGGCATCTCGACGTGGCTGTAGGCGGCGATGAGCTGCTCGCCCACTTCCTTGCGCAGGCGCTGCATCAGCGCGCCCTTGAGCTCGCGCTCCAGGTTGCTGCGGATCTCGGTGCGGAACTGGTCCGGATCACCCGACTTGACGCCGAAGCTGCGGATGAACGCACCGTCGACTTCCGGCAGCACCGGCTCGGACACCTCGAGCACGTGCATGTGGACCTTCACCGTCTTGCCGGCGAATTCCGTGATGCGCCAGTCTTCCGGGAACGCGACCTCCACGTCCTTCTCGTCGCCCGGCGCCATGCCGATGACGGCTTCCTCGAGCTGCTGCAGCATCGCGTTGGAACCCACGACGGTGCTGCCCTTCTCGGCGCCCTCGGCCGGGCGGCGCACGCCGTCGACCTCGGAATAGTTTTCCATCGTGACCAGGTCGTTCGCCTTGGCGCCGCGCTCCACGCGCGTCCAGCTCTGGCGCTGCATGCGCAGGTTGTCGATCATCTTGTCGATGTCTTCATCGCCCACTTCGGCGGTGTTGCGCACCACCTGCAGCTTCTCGACCTCGATGTCGCCGAAGTCCGGCACCACTTCGAACGTGGCGACGTAGGCCAGCTCGCCCTCGCCCGCAGCGTCGGCGCTCTGCTCGATCTGCGGGTTGCCCGCCAGGCGCAGCGCGTTTTCGCGGATGGCGCTGTCGAAGCTTTCGCGCAGCATGCCGTCGAGGATCTCGGCGCGCACCTGCGTGCCGTAGCGCTGCTCGATCACCTTGGTGGGCACCTTGCCGGGGCGGAAGCCCTTGATGCGTGCGGTGCGCGCGATCTCGCGCAGGCGGCCGCCGACCTGGGTGTCGATCCGTTCCGCCGGCAGGCGGAAGGTCATGCGGCGCTCGAGGTTGCCAAGGGTTTCGACCGAGACTTGCATCTGCTGGGAACTCTTTATCTGAAGGGAGAAGGCCCGGGGCTGCGAGGCCCCCGGCGGAACGCGGTAGTTTGGCCGAAGTCGGGACCGCCCGCCACCGGCGCGTCGGGCAACGGGCACCGGGCCCGCGTGAATGCGAAAGGCGGGACTCGAACCCGCACGCCTTGCGGCGCTGGAACCTAAATCCAGTGCGTCTACCAGTTCCGCCACTTTCGCGTGGGCGGCATTGTGCCCTTCCGGAAAGAAAAAGGCCCCTGGCGTTTCCGCCAGGGGCCCCTCGGATTGGTGGGCCGTCAAGGATTCGAACCTTGGACCTATTGATTAAGAGTCAACTGCTCTACCAACTGAGCTAACGGCCCGAGCGGCGCGCATTGTAATCAATGCAGCCGATAAAACGAAAGTGGGGTGGCTGAGGGGACTCGAACCCCCGACAACTGGAATCACAATCCAGGACTCTAACCAACTGAGCTACAGCCACCATTGAAGCACCGGACGCAAGCGCGCGAACGGCCGGCTATTTTTCAGGACTCCACCCCGCGATGCAAGCGCCGCGCGCGCCGGATGCG carries:
- the tig gene encoding trigger factor is translated as MQVSVETLGNLERRMTFRLPAERIDTQVGGRLREIARTARIKGFRPGKVPTKVIEQRYGTQVRAEILDGMLRESFDSAIRENALRLAGNPQIEQSADAAGEGELAYVATFEVVPDFGDIEVEKLQVVRNTAEVGDEDIDKMIDNLRMQRQSWTRVERGAKANDLVTMENYSEVDGVRRPAEGAEKGSTVVGSNAMLQQLEEAVIGMAPGDEKDVEVAFPEDWRITEFAGKTVKVHMHVLEVSEPVLPEVDGAFIRSFGVKSGDPDQFRTEIRSNLERELKGALMQRLRKEVGEQLIAAYSHVEMPPRLVENEARSMAAGMVEQARRQGQNFDPAPGPFMDAARKRVLVALLVGEIARRNELKLEPKRLNETMRLIASTYEEPEQVIELYRNDPQLMSGLQNRVMEEQVIDWIAERAQHTEQGLSFQDAIRQ
- the clpP gene encoding ATP-dependent Clp endopeptidase proteolytic subunit ClpP; the protein is MSHETKALNLVPMVVEQTSRGERAYDIYSRLLKERVIFLVGGIDDHVANVIVAQMLFLEAENPEKDISLYINSPGGIVTAGMAIYDTMQYIKPDVSTICVGQAASMGALLLASGAKGKRYALPNSRVMIHQPLGGFQGQATDIDIHAREILTLRQRLNEILSKHTGQALETIARDTERDNFKSAEAAREYGLVDSVLERRPEDSIQAA